The following nucleotide sequence is from Thermostaphylospora chromogena.
GACGTTGAACGTGTAGGGGTACAGGCAGCCGTCCCAGCCCACCACGTCGAACGGGTGGCGGGCGTAGGTGTAGCGGGTGCCGGCCACCCCGCCCGGCACGTCGCCGCGGTGCTTGACCAGCACCTCGACGTTCTCCCCCTCGACGGTCAGCGGCTCGGCCGGGCCGTGCAGGTCGCGTTCGCAGTAGGGGGCGTGCTCCAGGAACTGGCCGGTGGCCGACAGATAGCGCCGCGGCGGCGTGATGTGCCCGAACGCCTCGATGACGTAGGTCCGCAGCGGCATCTCGCCGGTGGGCACCCACCGGTGGGTGGTGCCGCGCGGGATGACGACGTAGTCGCCCTCGCGGGCGGTCAGCGGGCCGAACACCGTCTCCACGACGGCCGTCCCGGCTTCGACGTAGACGCACTCGTCGCCGATCGCGTTGCGGTAGAGCGGCGAGGCCGCCGCCGCCACCGCGTAGCAGATCCGCACGTCGGCGTTGCCCAGCACGGTGCGGCGGCCGGTGACCGGGTCCAGCTCGGCCCAGGTCTTGTCCGGGAAGAGGCCGTGCAGCCGCAGGTGGCGCGGTAGCAGCGGATGGTTGGGGACGAGCGTCTGGTCCGGCGGCTCCCACAGCTCGGCGGCGACGATCGCCGACGGGATGGCCGCGTGGTACAGCAGCGAGGAGTCGGAGGAGAAGCCCTCCTCGCCCATCAGCTCCTCGTAGTAGAGGCCGCCGTCCGGCCGTTCGAACCGTGTGTGCCGTTTCGGAGGCACCTGCCCGACCCTGCGGTAGTACGGCATGCGAGCTCCCCTCGCTCGGCACGGGCCTCTCCACCCGCGCGTATATTCATCGATATAGCACGCGAGAGTGCGATAAACGAGAAGGTATCGCGGTGGGTCCGCCGCCGCCCGGACGTCCCATCTGGTAGACACCCACATATGGCCGAGACCAAGGGGCCGTTGCAGACGCTGGACCGCGGCCTGGTGATGCTGAACCTGGTCAGTCAGGCGCCCGACGGGATCACGGTGAGCGAACTGGCCGAACTGCTCGGCGTGCACCGTGCCGTCTGCTACCGCCTGGCGAGCACGCTCGCCGCGCACGGACTGATCGTCCGCGGCGCCGACGGGCGGCTGCGCCTCGGCGCCCAGATGCGCGCCCTGGCCGACCGTTTCGTCCCGCAACTGCGCGCCGCCGCCCGGCCGGTCCTCCGCGACCTCGCCCGCGCCTGCGGGGCCACCGCCCACCTGTCGATCGCCGAGGCCGGGGAGTGCGTGGCCGTCGAGGTCGTCGAACCCCCCGGATCGGTGATGCACGTCGCCTACCGGGTGGGCAGCAGGCACCCGCTGGAGCGCGGGGCGGCGGGCCGCGCCATCCTCGCCGCCCGGCCCCCGCATCCGCGCGACCCCGACAGCGTCCGCGCCGACCGCGAAAGAGGCTTCTCCGTCACCTACGGCGAGCTGCAGCGCGGCGCCGTCGGCGTGGCCGCCGGTCTGGACTGCGCGCTCGGCGCGGAGGCGTCGATCGGCGTCGTCGCCCTGTCCGACCTGGACGCCGAGTCGACCGGCGCCCGCGTACGGCAGGCCGTGGCCGACCTCACCGAGTTCCTCGGCCGCGCCGGGGAGATCTCCTCGAGAAAGGACGCCGACGGCTGAGGTCCCGCCCGCGGGCCCGCACCGGTGCGGCGGATCACCGGCCGGTGCGCGTGTCCTCCCGCAGGACGTCCGCGACGCGGCGGATGTACTCGGGCGTGGTGCGGCAGCAGCCGCCGACCAGCGACGCGCCCGCCGCCCGCCACTCCCGCGCCGCCGCCGCGAAACCGGCGGGGTCCGCCTCGCCCCGCCAGGCGCGGGCCGCAGGATCCCACGTCTCGCCGGAGTTGGGATAGGCGACCACC
It contains:
- a CDS encoding homogentisate 1,2-dioxygenase yields the protein MPYYRRVGQVPPKRHTRFERPDGGLYYEELMGEEGFSSDSSLLYHAAIPSAIVAAELWEPPDQTLVPNHPLLPRHLRLHGLFPDKTWAELDPVTGRRTVLGNADVRICYAVAAAASPLYRNAIGDECVYVEAGTAVVETVFGPLTAREGDYVVIPRGTTHRWVPTGEMPLRTYVIEAFGHITPPRRYLSATGQFLEHAPYCERDLHGPAEPLTVEGENVEVLVKHRGDVPGGVAGTRYTYARHPFDVVGWDGCLYPYTFNVSDFEPITGRVHQPPPVHQVFAGPGFVVCNFVPRKVDYHPRAIPVPYYHSNVDSDEVMFYCGGDYEARKGSGIGQGSVSLHPGGHSHGPQPGVYERSTGVEFFDELAVMVDTFAPLKLGEGGRAAEDPDYAWTWARGRSS
- a CDS encoding IclR family transcriptional regulator encodes the protein MAETKGPLQTLDRGLVMLNLVSQAPDGITVSELAELLGVHRAVCYRLASTLAAHGLIVRGADGRLRLGAQMRALADRFVPQLRAAARPVLRDLARACGATAHLSIAEAGECVAVEVVEPPGSVMHVAYRVGSRHPLERGAAGRAILAARPPHPRDPDSVRADRERGFSVTYGELQRGAVGVAAGLDCALGAEASIGVVALSDLDAESTGARVRQAVADLTEFLGRAGEISSRKDADG